The genome window AGAGTCCCAGGGAGCGCAGCTGAGGCCCCCTGTCTTCCAAGACTTGGGCGCTGTCCGAGGTGCTGACCGGACGTGGGTGTCTCTTCACCAAATTCTGAGAATCAGTGCTTTTGTAGGGAACAGGGGTTGGGTATGGGGTCCCTAGTCGAAATTTGTTACCCATCTCCAGGTAGCTCGCTATATGATGCAGGATGTGGTAGAAGCTCCAGATGGAAACAcagattatttcaaaattttagaattttccatTAGAATTTTGGTTTCAGGGAGTagaaaatctttgaaaatatattcaaacagaaaatatatttcaaatagcATGCTTGTTTTGCCATGTCCTGTAGTGTAATCACAAAGCCTGGGCATTGCAAGGAAACGTGGAGGTCATCCAGTTTAAACTCTCAGGAGAGCAGGGATCACCTCTATGATTTCCCTAGTTGATTACTTTCAGTGACACCCAACTCACTACCAGCCAAAGTCAGCCAGTAGCTGCCTCCCCTGGTTTCCAATAGAATCTTGTTTTGGAAATGTCTTACTACCTTTTATTTACctgtctatatatttatatccacGTCCCTCTTTTTCCGATTTAATTTTCTGTTCCCTGAGGATAAGGTCCCTACGGTATTTATCATTGTATTGTTAGCACAGAACCtcttaataattccttataagATTGGtttgaatttcttttcatttttgaacaGCTCCAATCATCACAAACTTCTTTACACTGAGCTGAAATCTGATCACATGCAACTTCTAACCACTAGCCCTAGTTCTGCCCTTTAGGTATATACAGAATAAGATTAATATTTCTTACGACCGTTCTCAAAATAGTTGATGGCAGTTAACCCACACTTCCTAATTTTTCCCTTTGCCAAAGAAAACTGTGCTCAGTTCCTTTAACTCACAACAAATCCTATCATTTCAAGTAGAACTATTACCTTTCAAGGTTGGGACACTATTTTTTGAATCCAGCACAAGATTGCCTCAGCTTTTCCTTGGCTCATAGTGAGACTGCAGGGAGCAAAATATcactcagtatttttttaaaaaaatactactcTTGAGCCAGATATtccctcagatttttaaaatctaaagtcAGGGTCTTATATTTATCCCATTTAATTTCATCTTCTTAGTTCTGACACATCCAGTTGATTCTTTCAGTTGCAGTATTAGCTTTTCCTCCAAGTGTTGTGTGACATGCAAATGAGATGAAGACTTCATCTAGGTCAGATAAAAGTTGACTGGTATGGGGTTCAGCTGCACGCCAGCAGCAACCTTCCCCATATCCCTATTCCTGAAGAGTCTGATGAAGCAGAGAGACAGGTATCCATATTTCTTAAAAGTTCCAAGAGTGACTCTGATGCATATACTTATTGACACCATCTCTTGATAGCCTGTCCTTATATATTCCATCAAAATGTTACCAAAAGTGGGGTCCAGCTGCtcaccactcaaaagccaatacagaggcaaggttggtggaaaggaaagcttCCTTTATTTCAGGTGCTGGCAATAGAGCGGGGAGGGTGGACAAAggcctgtccaaaggccgactccccagccccctcccgacaatcagtgggcaagagcttttatagatggagggagggggctacttGCAGAAACAGTAcggtcagctctgacagtcatcttgaaattggtcatgtggtggtctgaccagcatcatcttgattgttttaagtatagttaatcttcagttctCGGGTTAggttgttcccatttccttgaggccagttctcagaattgtggcagcttatgtcatggctacagtctggtcatcatgtagttaacttcttccacctgatggAGGTTTtagtatctacaagacagctcacaggatatggctcagaatattacctatagcctttgagaaggaactaaaggtccttgactttgcttaatgactaaactatttttatttagtctttttgggctgttttcttttgtttctgcattttctcacttctcggATTAAACTTATcttttggctaaagtttttctacagacaaaaggcaggaggAGGCCATGAgggggcaaggaccatagggCCCTGATCCAtttcaaaaatacaaattaagTTGTTACCTAGGtaattttttccctctctcctaaCTTGCTAACTCTTGTGCTGCTAACTCCTGGTAAATAAAAACCATGCAATATTTAATTAACTTTGGTACAAATCTCAGATTTGCTAGTGGTAGGTAGAGGAGTGTTTTCTTTAACAATCCTTCTAACAACATGGTATTAATAGAATCGCTGTATGCTTTTCATGGTAAAGATTTAAAAGTTAATgctggactttcctggtggtccagtggttaagaatgcatcttgcaatgcaggggacaccggtttgatccctggtcgggcaactaagatcccacacgctgcagggcaactaagcccacgcaccacaactacagaggagcccacgtgctgcaactaagacccgatgcagccaataaataaataaataaataaataaataaatattaaaaaaaataaaagttaacgcTACAACCTCTTTTCTCCTAATagagatttttatgatttctcacAATAGGATTTCCTCGACCTTTAGCTGATCCTCCAGATGGCTTGGATATTGTGAAGCTTGAGGTACACCACTGTTCAGTAATGTGAGATTTTTATTTAGCCTTAGCCTTGAAACTATCATGTGGATAATGTTCacttaaaactattttaagaTCAGATTCTTGGCTGCAGCAGAAActcactgttttcattttcatggcttcatttAAGTCATCTTGGGAGTTGTGTTGAAATTCATGGCCACTGTGTGAGAAGATAATGCAACGTTCATAAATGAGACAActttagaatttaattttaattttaattctattgattaaggaattTGTACTTATCTTtgattcattttcctcattttttagcAGCTGGCATATTGGGCAACTCTTTCTAGACAACCTAaggtaaaaatattaatatacatatggtaattcttttatttataacAGTGCACCTGCTTACACCATAATTGATATCTGTAAATAAGCACACTCTTTTGCTACCTACAGGAgaattctgtgtgtatgtgtaagtgtgtgtgtaagAATACAGTTTTAGGAAATAACGAGTGAATCTCCTAAATACAAATGACCATAAAATATTGGTAGTTCATCTGCATTCTTACAATGATCATAATCACATATACATATCATATGCATaatcacatatatacataaaattacaTGTCACGTGGGGATACAGTAGTGACCCAAACAGACCAAACTACCTGCTctcatggaacttatattctagttGGGGAAGTAGTCTCCAAGACAgatagataaaatttttaaaatatttttttctctaaaaagaaaaaaacataaagcaaGGAAGGTGCATATGAAATCTTGAGAGTTGGTGTTCATCACCTGGAAAATCATCTTCAAATTCcttgttattttttggttttttggcttgaAAAGTAATGGTATAAAGTTGATGAACATGATAACAAAAATATTTGCCCAATAGGTgtccagaacacacacacacacacacacacacacaaacacacacacacacttctgtgaACAGATGCTGACAAAGAGACCGGAAGTTGTAAAAATAGTAAATACTTTCTGCTGATTTAGAAATGGTGATCATAAGGAAACAGAAAGTTAATGTCCACTGAGCCTCTGCTATGAGTAATTTTGGttcattattttgtgtgtgtgtgtgtgtgtgtgtgcccatatGCACGTGTGTACATGTACATGcataacagagagagaaagagagaatacgTAAGTATTGGTTACTGCAGAAACCTTCCCCAAAGTCTGCAGGAAGATGTACCCCCAGCAACAAAATTAGTTGTTACTAACAACTTTCATTTCTGTCTTGATTGGAGTTTGAGCTGATTCAACAATGTTTAGATGTAAATGAGATGAGATCAATAGTAACCAGATATTTACAACATCATTCACAGTACCTCTTTGAGTAGGATATACTGCCAATATAGCTTTTCCTGGGCTGTCATCCATGCAGACAGAACAGGGTGGTGTTCTAACAAGGATTTAGAAATTAAAAGCTGGACTTCCTGCAAGAACAGTGAAGATTCATGTAGAAAGCTTTTAGGGAAAAAATTTGGTCAGTATGAACCAACCCTAAAACAACTGAATTATAGGGTATGCCCAGCAGCAAATTAAAAGTTGCAGTCATTATTTTATCCCACCTCTTAGTTAGATGGCTATCTGGGAATTGATTAGGGTATTGCTTCAATGCATCATAGAGTGTGTTTTTCCCCTGAAGATTGAAAAGGTAAAATAagattaagttttaaaataatgatattgCTGGCAACTTTCCTTTTAGCAAGATTCTGCATCAACTATAGTCTTATTAAGTTTGTATAATGGATTTCTTTTTAGAATGCCAATTTATTTCGTAATATTCAGGTAAATCAGGAAGGTCCCCGGTGTAACTTCTACTGGAAACCTGCCCCAGTAAAATTCCATGTGACTTACCCTCATCATTTTCTTTCCAGGATAATCAAGACATATACAAAAGGGTGAGTACCACCAGGCTAGTAACAAGAGCATGCAACTACCACATTTACAGCAAGTGACGCTTAGAATTAAAATcaaccttttttttctcttatttagtttttatttcattactccaGAACTCAGGAGCCGACGCATCCAGTTAAAACTGGGGTCAGTATTTTATCGTAATCATCTTTCTGTAAAAGTCACTCTCCTCTGCACGCCTTTGTCCTTTCCCATTTAATATATGCAGATAAGTAGAAAAACAGGGGCCTTCCAGAAACTCTGGGTAATAGCTTTCTAGGTGCTTTTTCCTGGGGCTGCAgggattctctctctccctctctggggaagAGGTTGGGGGAGGTTGACAGATCTGAAAAGCTAgagaataaatacagaaaaggaaaaattagtaagaaataactttttattatgcACTTAAACAGATGTACAAGAAGCCTGGTAAAGACTGAGCTCTATTTACATTGCTCCATATTACCTTCTGTGATTTAAATTCTGAAAAGTGCTTTGTGAAGTGTGAAGTACCACATTCCCAATAGTGATCCGTGGGTGTGCATCTTTCGTCACTGTCACAGTGTGTATGTGCTGTGGGAATAAAAAGCATCACCTCTAACTTTCTTATTATAAATTGGAGTTACCCTCAGGAACAGATTGTTGAAGTGAATTTCTGCAGGGTATGATTTGGAGAATATTGGGAAGGTCATAGAATAGAATTTTTAGTAGAATTTCAATCCAGTCACAATGATTGAAATTCTACTATTAGAAAGTCACTTATTTATATAGTCAAGGCTTTCCAAGTCTTCAGAAAGATCCTTAAAATAAACAAGTACCAAGCAAAATGTTTTTCCCTTTGAGGCAAAGACACAAGAGTAGTATAGATTTAGTAGTGGGGATCAGGTAAGGATGCGAATAGTATCAAGACAGGCCATGGGCACTGCAAGTAGAGAAGGGTCAAAAatggaagggaaaagagaaagacaaataccacatgatatcatttatatgtggagtctaaaatatggcacaaatgaacctatctacaaaacagaagctgactcacagacatagagaacagacttgtggttgccaaggggtgtggggaggggggaaggatggagtgggagtttggggttggcagatgcaaactattacatttattagaatggataaacaacaaggtcctaccgtagagcacagggaactatattcaatatcctgtgataaaccataatggaaaagaatacgaaaaaaagaatatatatgtgtataattgtcACTTtggtatacagcagaaattaatacaacattgtaaatcaaatatagttcaataaaaaaaaaattctttgtagcctaaaaaagaaaaaaaaaaagaaaagaaaatggaagggaaGAGATAAACTCCGTGTCTGTGACACGAATTAACTTTTACTCTGAGCCAATATACTCAGGGAGGATTCACAGGCCTAGATGAGACAGGGTATGTATGCCTGAGTGTGTGAGGGCAGTCACGGATGAGACctacaggaaaataaaatgcatggGGGCGGTGGTTATGCATGCTGCCCTTCCACCTCGCCCCTTAGATAAGGAGAGCACACCTGGGGAGCCAGAGAGGATCTTCATGGAGATGCTTCTTTGAGGCGATGCACTCCACACTAGAAGGACTGAATGTTTGGGATTAATGCCGACACAAGTCTGTTTTACCCTAAGGGAATATTTTTAAGTGGTGTGTTGGAATGAAATGTGCTAGCAAGGCAAGCGGTTCTTTATTGAAATCATAAAATTTCAGGCTTAGGCTCGGAAATGGATTTTACTCTGAAAATTAAACCCATTTGTAAGGGGGTGAGCAGACAGGAATGCACATAGCCCTGGGCCTGGGCCCGGCGCTGTCTGACCCTCACCGCCTCTTTGCCGCAGTTTCCTCCTGTGCGTTCTCTAATGCGTCTGGCTGCCAAGCTCGCCAACCAAAGGATGAAAAGATTTCGGCAGCGCGTATGTACTTTTTCCTTCCACCATATTTTTACGCCACTAAAAGTTCACTTAAATGGTGAATGCCTGTTGTCCCCTTGGGGCTCACTGGTGTTTTCTCCTCGTACAAGCTCCACACAGTGGCTGCAGGGCAGGGAATGGGGGAGAGGGGCTGTGGTCCAACTCCGTGACCATCGTCTCCTCGTCTGCGCTCTTCatctttttccattttagtttttgtgttgttttttcactttccctggcccttcctcttcctcctcgtgACGTAGACACTTGCCTTGATCATATACTCTGCTTCCCATTGTCCCACCTGCCTTTTTATTCTTATCGCAGAGCtttgtttctcaaaaaaaaaaaaaaaaaagctctgaaactaacacaacattgtcaatcaacgaTACtctaacataaaattaaaattaaattaaaaaaacaagacaaattttaattaaaaaaatttaagtttagaAATGACTAGTTTCAATAATAGCTGAACCTGTTCAAAATGTCCATCAAGGTTTTGTTGCGTGGtagcaaaacaaagaaacaaacacaatgTTTTGGACACTGTGAGTCCAAGTAGGGTGAACAACTCattccagtttgcccaggacgTTCCTGGGTTTAGCTCTGAAAATGCCAAGACCCCAGAAAATCGCTCACTTCCTGAGAAACCCATTGGTCATCCTAAGCACAGGCCACAGTTTGCCTGGATACTGATGTCAGACTTCCAGGTTGAGTCTGCCTCCATCATTGGGCCAGATCCACAAGCAAAGATGAGCTGAAGAAGCTGAAATGGCATATCCTTGGACATCTGCCTAGACCAGGAGTCAATTTCAAGTCGAGGCTGTTGGGAAGAACAAGCAAGTTTAACATTGTCCTGGACCCTAAGGGTAACCCAACCAAGAAAACACACTTGCCTTCCTGAACAGAAAATTGTAATTGGCTGCATGGTTAGCTGTTTTCTTGGAAGGCATTTTGCATCTGACTTCCGGCTACCTTAGAATGGAATCAGGGAGGGGCAGGATCACAGTACACTGCAAGCCTCGGGGATGAGTTTCCTATTAAATGAACCTGGGCCTCATTCCTTCACAGGATTCCGGTGCTGCTGCAGAGGATTTTACCAAGAAGGTATGTCAGCCCTGAGCAAgcaccaccccccaaaaaagatctACTTCTCAAGAGAGAAGGACGGGGGGAGTGCTTGGAGCCAGGCCACCTTGCAGCCCCTTTAGATCACTTCTGGAAAGAACTGGTCTCACACTATGCCCTAAAATTCTCTGAGGCTGAGCATCTAATTTTGGGTTTGCCTGGGCTTGTCCTGGAGCAGAAAGGAATCATGGAGCGATGCCCTTGGACGGTACTATTTCGTCTCCGTTCTTACAGATGCGTCACCTGGGTCCATCTGCACCTGGAGATTTGCTTTCTGGCTCAGAGGCCCACAGGCCAGTTGTGCAAACTTGGGGAGGGGTGCCGCATCTGTGCTTCCCCAAGTTGACCGTGCACCGTAAACACCTGGGACCTTGTTAAAATTCAGATGGCTGGGCCCCAACCCCAGAGATTCAGTGGGCACCTGAGATTTTGCatgtctaacaagttcccaggtgtcGCTGATGTTTtgggtctggggaccacactttgaaaaccactacCATAGACATCTTTGAAAGATCTTCGGCACAGCGTGGTTGCAGAATGGTTTGTGTTTTTATATTGCAGGATCGCACTGCCACCTTGGAAAGACCACTTTTCCTTTTCAGGGTAAAGCATATTTCCGCTTCTCTGTTTTTCACCCCGATTCTCTCCTACCGCTCCAATTATGGAGTTACTGCAGAATGAGCCCAGCCAGGCCCCCATGGCGAACTGGTGAATCATTAGGGGAACTTTCTCACCCTTACTTAGGGGATGACTCGATGCTTGGAAAGGAAAAGGTCCAGCTGGACACAGGCTGCGCACACCAGGGCTCTGGGAGGAGCTCAGGGGCGGGAGGCGGGAGTCCTGCTGATGGACAGACGCGCAGGCCAACCAAAGTCGGAGTCCGTGTTCCAGAGCCTGAAGGTCGGGGACGCACGGCCTCAGATCACAGTGGAAATAGGAGTCTAGGCGTCCTTTTCCCCAGGGAACTTGGAGCTTCTTGCAAAGGTCACAGAGTCACAGATGATCTTTTAATTCTTGATCTACCACTCCCTAGCTGTTTCACCCCCTAGATCTTCAGTGTTTGCATCAGAAAAACGTGCGAATCAGACTAGACGTGTGCTCTCCATCTGCATTCTGTGGTCATCGGTGCTAAGAGGAGATGCTCTGCAAAGATCAAATACGATCGAAAACACTGCACCTGACACTCTCCGAGCTTTACAGAGCATACCATGTCCTGCAGGAAACAACCTGTTTAACTTGGCTCAGTCATACTTTTCCCAAACCCCCATGACATCCCAAGTACACCTTTTAAATCTGCATGCCCTACTAGTGGTTGTTTTCTGGAAAGTACTTGCAGAAACAGTGGGTCTCCATGATGTCTTTAGAGTGAGAGGTCCTGTGATGCGCTGTTTGGGGATCGTCCTGCCACATAAACAGAGGCTAAGGGGTGGAGTGGTGGGgtgagggacagtgtcagggccataggAGCAGCAAGGGTCCTGGAGCACTACCCCAGAGGATCCACAGAGTAGCAGTGACTGGGGCTCCCCAGGTGAGCCCGCAGGGAAGCTGCTAATGCCTCAGTTAGGAGAACAGAGCCTTAGGGCGTAGGGAAAGGATCTGGAACCAAGAAACAGATTTTAGGCAGTTTGGTCTCAGTACTGTaagctgctcctttttttttttttttcagccaaggAATGGAAGGAACCTTGACCTTAGCACCTGGTAGGATCGTCCAAGGTCAGCCTCATTGCAGCTCTTCTCCTCCAAACAAATGTTATCTGTCTGACGTGGGGGAGTGAGAGGCAGCCAGAGGGGTGATAGTTCCAAGAAAGGGGGGCCATGTGAAACCCCTAAGGggctcctctgccccctccctttcCTGCTCTCAGCATCACAGAGACCCCACTGCAGCCTGGCACTGTCCCAAACAATGCAGCCTCTGCTTCATGCCAGCTCTTTGCAGGTGTGTTGTCTCCAGCAGTGGCTGTGAGAGGACAGAAGCTCCACAGCTTTTGTGACTTCTCACCTGGCCCTTGTGATGGGGCAAAATCCACCCTGGCGTGCTTGGCGGGGAGAAGTTCTCTATAGTGGGAACCAGGCCAGGCTGCTCCCTCCATTCAATGGGGCTCTGAGACCAGGGGGTGAAATCTGGGGAGATTTCTTGGCTTCTGGCCCGTGGCAGTTCAAGTCCCTG of Eschrichtius robustus isolate mEscRob2 chromosome 15, mEscRob2.pri, whole genome shotgun sequence contains these proteins:
- the NMS gene encoding neuromedin-S, whose translation is MKHLLAQFPSILAIYCFCLLQIPSSGFPRPLADPPDGLDIVKLEQLAYWATLSRQPKDNQDIYKRFLFHYSRTQEPTHPVKTGFPPVRSLMRLAAKLANQRMKRFRQRDSGAAAEDFTKKDRTATLERPLFLFRPRNGRNLDLSTW